In the genome of Myxococcus stipitatus, one region contains:
- the moaD gene encoding molybdopterin converting factor subunit 1, whose protein sequence is MSSGGSITVLYFAAARERAGLARESLPVPEGVTVREVLRLLSVAHPGLAPLLPHLRVAVDQEFVGVDAPVRPGAEVALIPPVAGGSPGLFRVVDRPLRLEEVVEAVGGESCGGLVTFSGSVRNQTKGRRVLRLEYEAYAPMAEKKLAEIGAEVATLWPGVRLAVVHRVGTLVPGELAVVIATASPHRREAFRGCEYTIERLKQDVPIWKKEFFEDGEVWVGLGP, encoded by the coding sequence ATGAGCTCCGGTGGCTCCATCACGGTGCTCTACTTCGCCGCGGCCCGTGAGCGCGCGGGGCTGGCGCGTGAGTCCCTTCCGGTTCCCGAGGGCGTGACAGTGCGCGAGGTCCTGCGGCTGCTCTCTGTCGCGCATCCGGGGCTGGCGCCGCTGTTGCCGCACCTGCGCGTGGCGGTGGACCAGGAGTTCGTGGGCGTGGATGCGCCGGTTCGTCCGGGGGCGGAGGTGGCGTTGATTCCTCCCGTGGCGGGAGGCTCGCCAGGATTGTTCCGGGTGGTGGACCGGCCGCTCCGGTTGGAGGAAGTGGTGGAGGCGGTGGGGGGCGAGTCGTGCGGAGGGCTCGTCACGTTCAGCGGTTCGGTGCGCAACCAGACGAAGGGCCGGCGAGTGCTGCGGCTCGAGTACGAGGCCTACGCGCCGATGGCGGAGAAGAAGCTGGCGGAGATTGGCGCGGAGGTCGCCACGCTGTGGCCGGGTGTCCGGCTGGCGGTGGTCCACCGCGTGGGCACGCTGGTTCCGGGGGAGCTGGCGGTGGTCATCGCCACCGCGTCGCCTCATCGCCGGGAAGCCTTCCGAGGGTGTGAGTACACCATCGAGCGCCTCAAGCAGGATGTGCCCATCTGGAAGAAGGAGTTCTTCGAGGATGGAGAGGTCTGGGTCGGGCTCGGGCCCTGA